One Pieris napi chromosome 22, ilPieNapi1.2, whole genome shotgun sequence genomic region harbors:
- the LOC125060742 gene encoding uncharacterized protein LOC125060742, producing the protein MKLDSNNKMINGEGDTETPEEVVDPRQNAEDLIDEILAEFTESRTPDPRYAGIPENLLNMIQTPRPSATAFSINQPPNTRTPANSFSENATLDDIDPSSDLGTSIRNKCMELEEILQSLKSRLNHVVLDENIILSPDANSMEAELEHDLDTDCQEDLSLQEFLEILHSQNKVAHSSV; encoded by the coding sequence ATGAAACTAGATTCTAATAACAAGATGATAAATGGTGAGGGTGACACAGAAACGCCAGAGGAAGTGGTAGATCCGCGCCAGAATGCAGAGGATCTTATTGACGAGATATTAGCTGAATTCACTGAGTCTCGAACACCTGATCCCAGGTATGCTGGAATCcctgaaaatttacttaatatgaTACAGACCCCAAGACCATCAGCAACTGCTTTTTCCATCAATCAACCTCCAAATACGCGAACTCCAGCAAATTCTTTCTCAGAGAATGCTACACTGGATGATATTGATCCATCGTCAGATCTTGGAACCTCCATTCGAAACAAATGTATGGAACTTGAGGAGATCCTACAAAGCCTTAAATCCCGATTAAATCATGTTGTTCttgatgaaaatataattctcAGTCCAGATGCAAATTCTATGGAGGCAGAGCTTGAGCATGATTTAGACACTGATTGTCAAGAGGATTTGTCTCTTCAAGAATTTCTTGAAATTCTCCATTCCCAAAACAAAGTGGCACACAGTAGTGTATAA
- the LOC125060741 gene encoding uncharacterized protein LOC125060741, translated as MAWDLTLDFEYVVTKKAQPRMCFGTTLNREVLPTKGPNLSPFMRRNAGEIRPNLGPGVYENDRDAFYDLTHRIYSKLYFGPKSPRWKAKHEYQPPLKEPPPAEEMHKNCAPFNSTSKRKGLFSANDYPAACDYYPIYKKKEMQFSYCFSGKKTLKCAVEIKCVPYNLDACGVCGCSCSAQGDYWQFENRIFLCRKHYARLFTHCLSTFQGAKLAQFKSIRDCFFAHAHNSCKAALKIMKIEEIEKKLRKEAYLDLYFPQRRYCNN; from the exons ATGGCATGGGATTTAACTTTAG attttgaaTATGTTGTAACTAAAAAGGCCCAACCTCGTATGTGTTTTGGGACAACATTAAATCGCGAAGTTCTACCAACAAAAGGTCCTAATTTGAGTCCATTTATGAGACGCAATGCTGGTGAAATAAGGCCGAATTTAGGCCCTGGAGTCTATGAAAATGACCGTGATGCCTTTTACGACTTGACACACAGG atttatagtaaattatattttgggCCAAAATCGCCACGCTGGAAAGCAAAGCATGAGTATCAACCGCCACTGAAAGAGCCACCTCCTGCTGAGGAAATGCATAAAAACTGTGCCCCATTTAATTCAACGTCGAAAAGAAAAGGATTATTCTCAGCAAATGATTATCCAGC ggcCTGCGATTACTATCCCATATACAAGAAAAAGGAAATGCAATTTTCTTACTGTTTTAGTGGAAAAAAGACATTGAAATGTGCAGTAGAA ATTAAATGTGTTCCATATAATTTGGACGCATGCGGAGTATGTGGTTGTTCTTGTTCGGCTCAAGGAGATTATTGGCAGTTTGAAAATCGCATATTTTTATGCAGAAAACATTATGCAAGATTATTTACACACTGCTTATCCACTTTTCAAGGCGCGAAGTTGGCTCAATTTAAG TCCATAAGAGATTGTTTCTTTGCACACGCTCATAACAGCTGTAAAGCCGCTTTGAAGATAATGAAAATTGAAGAAATTGAGAAAAAGTTAAGAAAAGAAGcatatttagatttatattttccaCAACGCCGCTACTgcaacaattaa
- the LOC125060740 gene encoding X-ray repair cross-complementing protein 5-like: protein MAPTKIDQGTLIILDMGRNVSEPENKGEKSFYESAKECVGKIIERKIISQGKNYLGIILLGSKKSCADFKYIELFRELQAPTWQMIRDLPEKPCKAKGNWFDALIVAFNHFQNGISGVKFVNKQIILITNFEAPSYAEDEDIDKVLAGVKENDFEIDVFGPDLYAETKSNDIDIAKKFVEGTNGTTASFEFIMRYLLFHKKKITNAMPWNVDLSIGPNIKIPVSAYIRVKDEPVVKNWLKHVRDPVTNTASTTEGIMKSKVFVNTDNKSICEQADVIKGYYYGQEIIPFSECDKSMLYDSGVKSLNVYGFTKASNISWQTLNGDGLSYLFGSKKDKKAQYTIKCLAECLHELNLVGLVRRVYNTGNAPKMYVLMPVIDTKCICLSLIGICYKEDLKHIAFPPTNSKKYACTDEQVNAFKNLIQAMDLTKAYQESDFDDTEAFPIAETVSPAAQYVMDCIAYRAMNPGKPLPPPREEIMMLFKTPPLIEKRAKEPIQKLKSLFQLNKVEVKSKKIIIEPMDVDLVKPTFDEHRLENDKQKMQLNIVDKLFKVENIETDPTNDFVMLKKAGKPFKDLCFEMSQVIERLIFGNIDGNYDKAFNAIEHFRNECVLADPSYYNNWLREFKTELNDRKKNNILEMFDKKKVNFIIKSENEKSTFINQDEDSQLYENDTMADLTEVTISTQINEMFADI from the exons atggcGCCTACTAAAATTGATCAAggtactttaataatattagatatGGGAAGAAATGTGTCAGAACCAGAAAACAAAGGTGAAAAAAGTTTCTATGAAAGTGCTAAAGAATGTGTCGGCAAAATAATAGAACGCAAAATTATAAGCCAGGGTAAAAATTATCtaggtataatattattgGGCTCAAAAAAGTCATGCGctgattttaaatacatcgAATTGTTTCGTGAACTTCAGGCTCCAACTTGGCAAATGATTCGCGACCTACCAGAAAAG CCATGCAAGGCCAAAGGTAATTGGTTTGATGCACTCATAGTTGCATTCAATCACTTTCAAAATGGAATAAGTGGTGTTAAATTTgtgaataaacaaattatattgataaCCAACTTTGAAGCTCCTTCTTATGCTGAAGATGAAGACATTGACAAG gtCTTGGCTGGTGTTAAAGAAAATGACTTTGAAATTGATGTTTTTGGCCCAGATTTATATGCTGAAACCAAAAGCAATGACATTGATATTGCCAAGAAATTTGTTGAAGGAACAAATGGTACAACTGCCAGTTTTGAATTCATTATGAGGTATTTGCTTtttcataaaaagaaaattactaATGCAATGCCCTGGAATGTAGATTTAAGTATTGgaccaaatattaaaataccagtCTCTGCTTATATTCGTGTTAAGGATGAACCTGTTGTGAAAAATTGGTTAAAACATGTAAGAGATCCAGTCACAAACACTGCAAGCACAACTGAAGGTATTATGAAAAGTAAAGTATTTGTTAATACTGACAATAAATCTATTTGTGAACAAGCAGATGTAATAAAGGGATACTATTATGGCCAGGAGATAATTCCATTTTCAGAATGCGACAAAAGCATGCTTTATGATTCCGGTGTTAAATCCCTCAATGTTTATGgttttactaaagcaagtaatATATCATGGCAGACACTCAATGGTGATGGTTTATCATatctttttggatctaagaaAGACAAAAAAGcacaatatacaataaaatgtcTGGCTGAGTGTCTCCATGAATTAAACTTAGTTGGGTTAGTAAGAAGAGTGTATAATACTGGAAATGCCCCAAAAATGTATGTGTTAATGCCTGTGATTGATACAAAATGTATCTGTCTTTCTTTAATAGGTATTTGCTATAAAGAAGACTTAAAACATATAGCTTTCCCTCCCACAAATTCAAAGAAATATGCCTGCACAGATGAACAGGTTaatgcctttaaaaatttaattcaggCAATGGATCTTACTAAGGCATATCAGGAATCAGACTTTGATGATACTGAGGCATTTCCAATTGCTGAAACAGTGAGTCCTGCAGCACAATATGTTATGGATTGCATTGCTTATAGAGCTATGAATCCAGGCAAACCATTGCCACCACCAAGAGAAGAGATAATGATGCTTTTTAAAACACCTCCTTTGATAGAAAAGAGAGCCAAAGAGCCCattcaaaaacttaaaagcctGTTTCAGTTGAATAAAGTAGAAGTGAAAtctaagaaaattattattgagcCTATGGATGTTGATCTTGTAAAGCCAACGTTTGATGAACATAGACTAGAGAATGATAAGCAGAAAATGCAACTGAATATTGTGGATAAGCTTTTTAAGGtagaaaatattgaaacaGACCCTACTAATGATTTTGTCATGTTGAAAAAAGCAGGAAAACCTTTTAAGGATCTTTGCTTTGAAATGTCACAAGTTATAGAGAGATTAATTTTTGGGAATATCGATGGAAACTATGATAAAGCATTTAATGCAATAGAGCATTTCAGAAATGAATGTGTTCTGGCCGACCCATCATACTACAATAACTGGTTGAGAGAATTCAAAACTGAATTAAATgataggaaaaaaaataatattttagaaatgtttgataaaaagaaagtaaattttattattaaaagcgaAAATGAGAAAAGTACTTTTATAAATCAAGATGAAGACAGtcaattgtatgaaaatgacacaATGGCTGATTTGACTGAGGTGACAATAAGTACTCAAATAAATGAGATGTTTGCTGATATTTAA